One Mercurialis annua linkage group LG3, ddMerAnnu1.2, whole genome shotgun sequence DNA window includes the following coding sequences:
- the LOC130015357 gene encoding zinc finger BED domain-containing protein RICESLEEPER 2-like, which yields MGSTDVGLRSMGTKMKQKFDKYWGDPSVMNKLIFFANILDPRDRVVYLEYTLTHMYGAHEGKFLYSFLMDDLHELFNDYECQYKKEKSGGGQTSVPSESVGHLSQANSVLKERYLQQMMETGGVGGTKKTELDIYLSEGVVGNEENFDILRWWKLNSERFPILSRMARDVLAVPVSNVASESAFSTGGRVLDDFRSSLTPALVEALICTQDWLKDPTQPVSVEESLDELEQFEEGLQEPANANTNEANPIVCLCLCLIYLILACFL from the exons ATGGGGTCTACTGATGTAGGATTGAGGTCTATGGGCactaaaatgaaacaaaaatttgataaatactgGGGTGATCCATCTGTAATGAACAAATTGATATTCTTTGCAAATATCTTAGATCCTAGGGATAGAGTTGTGTATTTGGAGTATACCTTGACTCACATGTATGGTGCTCATGAAGGGAAGTTTCTGTACTCTTTTCTGATGGATGATTTGCATGAACTATTCAATGATTATGAATGCCAATATAAGAAAGAAAAGTCTGGTGGTGGCCAGACTAGTGTGCCATCTGAATCTGTTGGCCATTTGTCCCAAGCAAATTCTGTGTTGAAAGAGAGGTACCTACAGCAAATGATGGAGACTGGTGGAGTGGGAGGAACAAAGAAAACTGAGTTGGATATCTACCTAAGTGAGGGAGTAGTTGGAAATGAAGAGAATTTTGACATTCTCAGATGGTGGAAGCTAAACTCAGAGAGGTTTCCTATCCTCTCTAGAATGGCTCGTGATGTTCTTGCTGTACCAGTCTCCAATGTTGCTTCTGAGTCAGCATTTAGCACGGGTGGAAGAGTGCTTGATGATTTTAGGAGTAGTTTGACTCCTGCACTTGTGGAAGCCCTTATCTGCACTCAGGATTGGCTAAAAGATCCAACTCAACCTGTTTCTGTTGAGGAGTCTTTGGATGAGTTGGAACAATTTGAAGAAG GTTTACAAGAACCTGCCAATGCTAACACTAATGAAGCTAATCCTATAGTTTGTCTTTGTCTTTGCTTGATTTACTTGATCCTTGCTTGCTTTTTATGA